CGGACGCGCCCAGACGGGCGACGGTTCGATGCCCGAACTCGAGCCCAAATAGACCTGCACGCCGTGGGGAAAAAAGCCTCCGGCGATGACGTCGTCGTAGCCGTCGCCGTTCACGTCGCCCGCGCCCGCCACACTGAAACCGACCCACGCGTAATAGGCGTTGCCTTCGGCGACCGAACCGGGCGAGTCCTCGAGCCCGAATTCGGAGCCGAAATAGACGGCGACTTTCCCTTCATTGAAAAGATCGTTGGAGAAGAACGGAAAGCCGATGACAACGTCGTCGTAACCGTCCGCATTAACGTCACCCGCGCCGCCGATCGCCCAGCCGAGATAGTCCTCCGCTTCGCCGTCCAGAATCTGATCCGCATTCGCGGAAAATCCACCCGCGCCGCCCAGATAAAGATAGGCTCGCCCGTTCACGTCATTTCCGTACCTGTAGTCGCCGATCAGGATGTCGTCATACCCGTCCGCGTTCACGTCACCCACCTCGGCGAGCGTCTCGCCAAAATCGGAACCGCCGGGCTCCTGCTGCACGGACCAGAACGGGACCGCGCCCGGCCCGGACACCGAGCCCAGATAGGCGTGCACGAATCGATCCGAGGTGACCAGAAAATCGTCGTAGCCGTCGGCGTTGATATCCCCCGCGGCCGATACTCTCCAGCCTAAAATGGACGTCATATCGTTGCCCTCCGTCGTCCAATCCGGGAGCGTCGACAGTTCGCTTATCCGGACATTGTCGTCGGAAGCCGTCAACGGCGTGGCGGCGTCATGAATTGGCTGGGGCCGGCACGAGGCCAATACGCCGCAAAGGGATACACAAAAAAGCGCGATCGTTACCCTCAACGTCATGTCGCCTCCCGTTACGGCAAGCGTCGCAAATCATGGGCAATTCAAATCGGACATCGACGTTATAGCTCCATTGCGGCGCTATTGGATACAGCGCAATTAGAGGCGGCCCGCGGAACGATGACCGTCATCCAACGGAAAGGGGCCGCGCCTTCTGGCGCGACCCCCGCTTGTCATTTGGTTCCGTCGATCCGATCAGCAGCCGCAGCACCCGTCGTCGTCGTCGTCGTCATCGTCATCGATCGCGGCCGAGTCATCGTCGTCGGCGCCGGATACCGACTCGCCAAGAAACGAGCCCGCCCGAAAATTTCTGC
This bacterium DNA region includes the following protein-coding sequences:
- a CDS encoding integrin alpha, with product MTSILGWRVSAAGDINADGYDDFLVTSDRFVHAYLGSVSGPGAVPFWSVQQEPGGSDFGETLAEVGDVNADGYDDILIGDYRYGNDVNGRAYLYLGGAGGFSANADQILDGEAEDYLGWAIGGAGDVNADGYDDVVIGFPFFSNDLFNEGKVAVYFGSEFGLEDSPGSVAEGNAYYAWVGFSVAGAGDVNGDGYDDVIAGGFFPHGVQVYLGSSSGIEPSPVWARPGELTAAVSSAGDTNADGYDDVMVMDGVAGRVSVFLGRAHGIVSSPAWSKVYSSPGCYGFCVAEIPIDGGFDVNADGYDDMIVGDFWPQQAWVHTGSSTGPKVDAAWTKVGGGDFGFAASGAGDVNGDGFDDILVGAPHASNGEHSEGIVYLYYGGNTTTTTTTTVAPTTTTTTTASVPATSTTTTTTTMASASDDDTNDAAAANDPDNTDDDDADDNDDDGGFAC